One stretch of Hyla sarda isolate aHylSar1 unplaced genomic scaffold, aHylSar1.hap1 scaffold_1562, whole genome shotgun sequence DNA includes these proteins:
- the LOC130310211 gene encoding uncharacterized protein LOC130310211 produces the protein MELKGLGFVPLLLAFWCAAWLATSYIMTVVLGHAASPLMSISDVGNVFPESILFRIGFIGTSIGTLVLTFLIYKYMVMHTEEFRGHQVLIQRILLAIVWASCFSTAVMHVLSPEEYPRIHFVSTIISITCEALYYLGQSIQMYKLPGAKKVIHHSRCTCCGLTFVCVVFYFGYETLKELFHNDEDWDEIREIPIIIIEWVMLLLILINIVTYYSTMQRLLLTVSRNSCTLSLRVKIDDFGV, from the exons atggagctaaaaggactggggttcgtccccctcctgttggcgttttggtgtgcggcctggcttgccaccagctacatcatgacggtcgtcctcggccatgcagcctcgccactgatgagcatcag tgacgtgggaaatgtctttcccgaaagcatattattcagaattggatttatagggacgtccattggcactttggtactaacctttcttatttataagtatatggttatgcatactgaagagttcaggggtcatcaggtcctgatccagaggatcctgctggccattgtgtgggcctcctgtttttccacagctgttatgcatgtattgtcccccgaagaatatcccaggatacactttgtcagcacgataatttccattacatgtgaagccttatactaccttgggcagtccatccagatgtataaattaccaggagcaaaaaaagtcatccaccatagtagatgcacctgctgtggcctgacttttgtctgtgtagttttctattttggatatgaaacattaaaggaattattccataatgatgaagactgggacgagatccgtgaaatccccatcataatcatcgagtgggtgatgcttctactgatcctgataaacatcgtgacctattattccaccatgcagaggttattgttgaccgtctccagaaacagctgcacactctctcttagagtaaaaattgatgacttcggggtgtag